One genomic region from Gossypium hirsutum isolate 1008001.06 chromosome D13, Gossypium_hirsutum_v2.1, whole genome shotgun sequence encodes:
- the LOC107919706 gene encoding mavicyanin — translation MSSFSLQNLFKFALFSVVFISMATLAIASFQFRVGGEGGWTKPTGNEPETYNEWASRNRFHVGDSLYFRYSNDSVLVVNHTSYTNCSVSNPILKFKDGDTVFEFDRYGFFYFISGERGHCKAGQKLIIRVMVHPAMSSPQPAQSPMEDGGSNDDGDGWDSIWGPPPHNSTIKQAVASYFMTALGGMLVIMYLLM, via the exons atgtctTCCTTTTCACTTCAAAATCTCTTCAAATTCGCATTGTTTTCTGTGGTTTTCATCTCCATGGCCACCCTCGCAATTGCTTCTTTTCAGTTCAGAGTTGGTGGGGAGGGAGGATGGACTAAACCAACTGGAAATGAACCTGAAACTTACAACGAATGGGCGTCCAGGAACCGTTTTCACGTTGGAGATTCTCTTT ATTTCAGGTACAGCAATGACTCAGTGTTGGTGGTGAACCATACAAGCTACACTAACTGCAGTGTTTCGAACCCAATCCTTAAGTTCAAAGATGGGGATACGGTTTTCGAGTTCGATAGGTACGGGTTTTTCTACTTCATCAGCGGGGAGCGAGGTCACTGTAAAGCTGGTCAGAAACTGATCATTCGAGTAATGGTGCACCCTGCGATGAGCTCTCCTCAGCCGGCGCAGTCGCCCATGGAAGATGGCGGATCCAACGACGATGGGGATGGTTGGGATTCGATTTGGGGACCCCCACCGCACAATTCCACCATCAAGCAGGCGGTTGCATCGTATTTCATGACGGCTCTGGGGGGAATGCTGGTTATCATGTATTTGCTCATGTAG